In Oscillatoria sp. FACHB-1406, the DNA window GATATCAGGCTGTTCGGCACTTTCAACAGACAAATTATTCTGTTGCAATGCCGTCTTCGGGGAAAGTAATGCGATTTCTCCCGTTCTGCTTGGCTTGGTAGAGCAAGCGATCGACCTCCTGCAATAACATTAAGGGAGAGAGTTCTGGCGTAGGGGTAGCGGCGATTACGCCGATACTAATGGTGACGTAGGACTGGCAGAGAGAACCGAGATGGGGAAGTTGTAGCTTAGCGACTTCCGACTGAAGTAATTCCGCGATGGCGATCGCTTCTGGCAACTCCGCGTGCGGTAAAATTGCAGCAAACTCCTCCCCGCCGTACCGAGCCGTAAAATAGCAGTGAGTATCGAAGATTTCCCGAAACAGACGAGCAATAGTTTTCAGACATTCATCGCCCGCGATATGACCGTAAGTATCGTTATATTGCTTGAAATAATCGATATCAAACATCAGCAGGGCTAAAGAGTGCTGTTGGGTTAAATGAACATTCCACTGCTGATTTAAGCACTCCTCAAAACCGCGACGATTATAGAGTTGGGTGAGGGAATCGATCGCTGCTAAGTGCGTGGCATACATCACCTTTTGATGCCATTGAATATCCAAAGAATCGGCATGATCGACCAAAATTTGAATTAAAATCTCCAGATCCTCTTTTTGCTTGGAGATATTCTCAATTAAGTTTCTCAGCGAGCGTTCGGAGCTTTCCCGCTTCGCGATCTCGTTTTGCAAACTTTCCGTAACCAGTGCTAGCGAAGTTGACAAGACAAGGTTACGAGAAATCTGGGTATCGAGCGCCGATCGCAACAAACAATTTTTAGCTTCTAATTGCTTAATTTTTTCCTGCAAAGAGCGAGCGTTTTCTAGGAGCGGTTTCTCACTCTCTTCAGAATTAGTATTATCCATAGGCTCGGTCGGTAAAAAAACTTGACTAGCAAAAATATTGCTCGACATTGCGGATTTTACCTAGATAAGGAGCGAATTTTCTTTGAGTACAGCATAACATTTTCAACAATCTGGGTGAGCGATCTCAACCCGAATTGGGATTATACTCTAACAAACCTTTTACTTGAAGTTCAAGACCGAACAGATAGGTTAAAGTAAAAACTTGAACTGCGCTAGCCTACCTCCAACACTATGGAAGCTCGAAGAATTACCGATATCTTACGCAACGGTCAACCCGACGAAACCGTCACCGTACAAGGCTGGGTGCGGACTAAGCGCGAACTCAAAGGGTTTGCTTTCCTCGAAATCAACGACGGTTCCTCAATGGCGAACCTGCAAGTTATCCTGAACGGCGATCTGCCCGATTACGAACCGCTCCTCAAACAAATTACCACCGGAAGCTCCGTTGAAGCGATCGGCCTATTAGTCCCCTCCCAAGGAAAAGGACAGCGTATCGAATTGCAACCCTCATCCGTGCGAGTTTACGGCGGTTGCGACCCCGAAACCTACCCTCTCCAGAAAAAGCGCCATTCCTTTGAGTTTTTGCGCGATATCGGACATTTGAGAGCGAGAACCAATACCCTCGGAGCCGTTTTCCGCGTTCGCAACGCTTGCGCTAGCGCCATTCACCAATTCTTCCAAGAACGCGGTTTCCTCTGGGTTCACACGCCCCTAATTACGGCCAGCGATTGCGAAGGCGCGGGCGAACTGTTTGCCGTGACTAACCTGAATCTTAAAGAGATTCCGCGTTTGGAAAATGGCGAAATAGACTACAGTCAAGACTTTTTTGGCAAACCCGCTTATCTCACGGTTAGCGGGCAACTTGAAGCCGAAATTATGGCGATGTCTTTTAAAGACGTTTATACCTTTGGGCCGACCTTCCGCGCTGAAAATTCTAACACCTCCCGCCACCTTGCCGAGTTTTGGATGATCGAGCCGGAGAAGGCTTTTTGCGATTTGGAAG includes these proteins:
- a CDS encoding diguanylate cyclase; amino-acid sequence: MDNTNSEESEKPLLENARSLQEKIKQLEAKNCLLRSALDTQISRNLVLSTSLALVTESLQNEIAKRESSERSLRNLIENISKQKEDLEILIQILVDHADSLDIQWHQKVMYATHLAAIDSLTQLYNRRGFEECLNQQWNVHLTQQHSLALLMFDIDYFKQYNDTYGHIAGDECLKTIARLFREIFDTHCYFTARYGGEEFAAILPHAELPEAIAIAELLQSEVAKLQLPHLGSLCQSYVTISIGVIAATPTPELSPLMLLQEVDRLLYQAKQNGRNRITFPEDGIATE
- the asnS gene encoding asparagine--tRNA ligase, with translation MEARRITDILRNGQPDETVTVQGWVRTKRELKGFAFLEINDGSSMANLQVILNGDLPDYEPLLKQITTGSSVEAIGLLVPSQGKGQRIELQPSSVRVYGGCDPETYPLQKKRHSFEFLRDIGHLRARTNTLGAVFRVRNACASAIHQFFQERGFLWVHTPLITASDCEGAGELFAVTNLNLKEIPRLENGEIDYSQDFFGKPAYLTVSGQLEAEIMAMSFKDVYTFGPTFRAENSNTSRHLAEFWMIEPEKAFCDLEGDMNLAEDFLKYVFNSVLNTCPEDLEFFNQRIDKTVLATAENIVSNQFERISYTEAVELLLKCDRAFEFPVEWGVDLQSEHERYLAEELFKKPTIVYNYPKDIKAFYMRLNDDGKTVAAMDVLAPKVGEIIGGSQREERLDRLEQRMAEMDIPQEELWWYLDLRRYGTVPHAGFGLGFERLVQFMTGMNNIRDVIPFPRVPLSAEF